From Candidatus Bathyarchaeia archaeon, the proteins below share one genomic window:
- a CDS encoding type II toxin-antitoxin system VapC family toxin, whose product MIVIDASTLASFIMMEPGYEKVATYIKNSMSVDHIVKEVGNVIWKAYIRNYVTEEEALKRFLNLLKLTRYVIKLVDEMDLIEEASEMAIKDKISLYDSLYIALALEEDAKMLTLDAAQAQTAERYGVEAIKV is encoded by the coding sequence GTGATAGTTATTGATGCATCCACACTGGCAAGCTTTATAATGATGGAGCCTGGCTACGAGAAGGTCGCAACCTACATTAAAAATTCGATGAGCGTGGACCATATAGTTAAAGAGGTTGGAAACGTCATATGGAAAGCTTACATAAGAAATTATGTCACAGAGGAGGAGGCATTAAAGAGGTTTCTGAATCTACTCAAGCTTACCCGATATGTTATAAAACTAGTTGATGAGATGGATTTAATCGAAGAAGCAAGTGAGATGGCTATAAAAGATAAAATTTCTCTTTACGACTCATTGTATATAGCGTTAGCCCTAGAAGAGGATGCAAAAATGTTAACCCTGGATGCCGCTCAAGCCCAAACAGCTGAGAGATATGGCGTAGAAGCCATCAAAGTTTAG
- a CDS encoding type II toxin-antitoxin system HicB family antitoxin, translated as MKRIIQVRVYRGEKYYVAECLDLPVVTQGKTLDEVVGNIKEAIELHLEGEDLGDWDISSDFSILVSLEVPSYAKA; from the coding sequence GTGAAGAGAATTATTCAGGTTAGGGTTTATAGGGGAGAGAAATATTATGTCGCTGAATGCCTCGATTTACCGGTGGTTACTCAGGGAAAAACCTTAGATGAGGTCGTGGGGAATATTAAGGAAGCTATTGAACTTCACCTGGAAGGCGAAGATCTAGGGGATTGGGATATCTCCTCCGACTTCTCCATTCTAGTAAGCTTGGAAGTCCCCTCTTATGCCAAAGCTTAA
- a CDS encoding type II toxin-antitoxin system HicA family toxin, which yields MPKLKVLSGRELVKIFSELGFQTVSQRGSHVKLRRVLRNGTKQTLVIPMHEELDKGTLKAIFRQALRYVPEEELKVHFYE from the coding sequence ATGCCAAAGCTTAAAGTACTAAGTGGAAGAGAACTGGTCAAGATATTTTCAGAGCTCGGCTTCCAAACGGTATCCCAGCGGGGAAGCCACGTGAAACTAAGAAGAGTATTAAGAAATGGGACGAAACAAACCTTGGTAATTCCCATGCATGAAGAACTTGATAAAGGAACCTTAAAGGCTATCTTCAGGCAAGCCTTAAGATACGTTCCTGAAGAGGAATTAAAGGTTCACTTTTATGAATAA